In Streptomyces sp. NBC_00344, the genomic window GGATGCCGGCACCCGGGTGTCGGGGTTCGAACTCCGCTTCGCTCCATTCACCCCTGATGCCCTCTCACCTCCGCATGAGGTGGTCAGTGCGTGAACAAGTCTACCCGAAAAACATCACGAGCATATACAGCTGCGCTAGAGTGGGACTCGCGCATTATCATCGTGGATCTGTATCAGTGTGCGAAGATGCACTGTGTAGAATCCCGAGTAAATCGCTACCCCCTCCGTCAGGGACCGTCACCCCTCTCGATTCTTGGAGTACGGATATGTCGAATCCGGAAAAGATCACGCTGCGGCCTCATCAGATTGAAGCTGTTGACGCCGTGGTGTGCGGTCTTGATATCCCTCCGGGCAAGCGGATTCCTTGCGATGGTCTGCGGGCCACGGTAGTGGCGGCGTGCGGTACCGGGAAGACTTTCATTGCCGCCCATGCTGCGCTGCGTCTGGCACGCAACGGGCGTGTCCTGGTGTTGCTTCCGACCTTGGATCTGCTGACGCAGACAGTGCGGGAGTGGCGCTCTGCCGGGCATACGGGTCCGGCTGTGGCGGTGTGCTCGCTGGACGATGACCCGTACATGTGGGATCTGGATGTGCGATCCACTACCAGTGCGCCGCAGTTGGCGCTGTGGCACGGGAGCGGACCGGTGACGGTCTACGCCACCTACGCCTCCCTGCCGGTGCTGGCGGAGGCGCATGAGGGTGCGTATGGGCTTCCCATGGACGTCTTTGACCTTGTGGTCGTTGATGAGGCCCACCGCACCAGTGGCTCGGCAGGTAAGGCGTGGGCTGCGGTTCATGACCAGGAGGTCATTCCGGCGATGCGCCGGCTCTATATGACCGCGACCCCTCGGATCTGGAAGGAGCGTCCGCCGCGACGGCTTGAGCGGGCCGTCTCGGCGACCGGGGGGCCCTTTGAGGGGTGGGATCGGTTGCCTCGGGAGTTGGCCTGTTCTATGGACGATCCGAAAATCTACGGCCCTGTGGTGTACGAGCTGTCGCTGGCGTCAGCGGTCTCGCGCGGGCTGCTCGCGCGCTACCAGATTGTGGTGGCCGAGTTGAGGGATCCTCTCGTGACCCCGGCCCGCCTGGCCGGCGAAGAGGGCCGGGAGGAACAGGTCCGCGGTGAGCGGATGGGCGCCCTGCAGGCCGCGCTGCTGGAGACTATGAGAGCCCATCAGCTCCAGACCACCATCACCTTCCACCACCGGACCATAGAAGCCAGTGCGTTCGCGAAGGGACTGCCCCGGGTCGCGCAGCGGTTGCACGCCTCGGATCCGGAGCGGTATCCGGAGAAGGTGTGGGCGAACTGGCTGGGCGGTGAGCACGAGATGGACCACCGGCGCTCCGTGCTCGCCGACTTCGGGCGCAGGGCGGGGCGTGCGGTCCTTTCGAATTGTCGTGTTCTGAACGAGGGTGTGGATATTCGAGCGGTGGACAGTGTGGCCCTGTTGGACTCGAAGGGGTCCGCGGTCGATATCGTTCAGGCCATCGGTCGGGCACTACGTCAGAAACCTGGGCAGGGGAAGATTGCGACACTGATCGTGCCCGTGTTTCTGGCGCCGGGTGAGCAGCCGGAAGACATGTTCACCTCCGCTTCGTATCGCCCCTTGGTGAAGGTCCTTGAAGGGCTTCGGGCGCATGATGAACGTGCCATCGAGATGCTCGCAATTCCTCAAGAAGGACAGAAGCGGGTTGTAGATCCGTCGGAAAACATCGGCCCGGAACCAGAGGAAGGCGCAGAGGAGTCGCGGCTGCTGCTGCGCTTCGCGGCCCCCCGGGATCCGGTGATGGTCGCCAAGTGGGTCAAGTTCCACGTCCTCGACACCGAACGCCAGGACTGGGCCCGCGGGTACGACGCCGCACGCCGCTACCAAGAGCGGGAAGACAGTCTCGATGTGCCCTACGGGCACCAGGAGGGCGCGTATCCACTGGGCAGGTGGCTGTCAGATCAGCGAAGGGCGTACCGGGCCGGGACTATGCCCAGCACCCGGGCGGACGAGCTGGAGGAGCTCGGGATGGTGTGGGACACCGCTGACGCCGGGTTCGAGGAGAACCTCGCCGCGGCCCGCGCCTACTACGCCGAAGCTGGGACCCTGGCCGCCCCGCGGCACGCCACTGCTTTGGACAAGCCCGTGGGGCAATGGCTGACCAACCTCCGCCGGCCCGGCGGGCTCGGCAAAGACCCCGGGCGGGCGCAGCGACGCGGCGAGCAGCTCGCCGCGATCGACCCCGACTGGAACCCCGGACTGTTGGGGTGGACTGTGGACTGGCAACGCCACCACGTGGGTCTGGCTGCCCTGCTGGAGGCCGGGGGGAAGCTCGAGGACATCCAACCCGGCGTTACTTACCGCGGCGACGACATCGGACGCTGGACCACACGGCAGAAGCGGGACTGGACACAGCTCAACCCCGAGCAACAGCGGCGCCTGGACGCCCTCGGCGTGAAACCCGCCGTACGGGCCAAGAAGGCACCGCGGCAGCCCGGTGCGAAGACCCGCGCGGAGACAGGGAAGAGCACCGACGCCTTCACCAGGGGCGTAGCAGCCCTCCAGCAATACATCGCCAGGGAGGGGAAGACCGTGGTCGGCAGAGCACACGTTGAGGAGATGCCCGATGGAACGAATGTTCGTCTAGGTGTGTTTCTCAGCAACCAAAAGAGCAGACGCGACCGCCTAAACGAACAACAACTCACCGCCCTCGCCAACCTCGGACTCGACTGGGTGGCATGAGTGGCGGCGAAGAGGGAGATGAGGCGCAGCCGGCGGGCCCGCCTCAGTGGGAGGTCCTGCTACTGACGGCGAGGCGGGCTGTTGCAGCATTTGGCCCAGCGGCTGCTGGAGTCCGCTCTCTGACCGGGTCGGGAGGCTGACCGATCAGGAAGGTTGGCAGTCCCGGCGGGGGCGAGGGTGCTGGTGTTCGTCAGGAGGGAGTCGGCTTTCGGTGATCTCACACCGGGTGCAGACCGATGAGGACACCGTAGGTCGGGGTGAAGCACAGCTCGACCAGTTGAGCCGGTAGGGGGGGTCAGCTCAGGCAGATCAGCCCGAGCACACAGATCCCCGACGGAGAGGTCGCCGCCGGTGTGGAGCTCGACTGGGATGTTCCCACAGAGCCCGGAGATCCCGAAGACGAAGTATGCGAAGTGCCCGATGTGCCCGATGTGCCCGATGTGCCTGAAGATCCCGTTGTTCCCGATCCCGGGCCGTCGGGGCGGGTGACTGGGTCGCCGGCGTACTGGTGCCGGTGGTCGTGTCGGCGGAGGGTGTGAACGCGGTCCGCTGCGCGGCAGCCTTCGTCGTCGTGTGCGGGGCGGCGCCCGTGTAGGGCTGCGCCCCTGCCGAGTCCGTGTGGGTCGCGGAGGGTTCGGGACGATGTTGCGAGGTGCCGGTCGTGGAGGGCTGGGAGCTCGTGGTCGAGGGCTTCCGGTGCTTGCCCTTCCCGGCCGGCGGGAGCTCGGCGGTCTGGTCCGTCGGCTGCTCATCGGTGCCCACGCTCGAGAGGTCCGTGGCCGTCGACGCCTGGGCGCGGTGGCCGGAACCGCTGTCCATCGATGCGACGGTCAGACCGCCGCCGACGAGCGCGACGGCGGTCGCGACCACGGCTCGGCGCTGGTTCTTCTTCCAGCGGGCCCGCTGTCGGCGCCGGGCCGCCCGCCCCTGCGGCGCGGGTGCCGGACCCTTGGCATCATTGTCGGCGCCCTCGAAATCACCGTCGGCATCGTCGAAAATACTGCCGGCGTCGTCGTGGGCGCCGTACGCGTCGGTCCCCGGTGTCGCCGCCACCTCCGGCCAGAGCACTGGGGCTGCCAGGGCCGGGACGGTGCGGCCGCCTTCGATCAACGGCGCTATGTCCGGGGCGTAAGCACCGCAACCCGGGCACACCAGGGCTCCGTTGAGGTGCCGACGACACGAGGAGCAGTAGTCCATCCGCTTCTTCCTGACGGTTTTGCACGAGGGATCGAGCGTGGGATCGAGCAGCCTGCAACGGTAACGGCGTCTTCGAAAGACCCTGTGAGGCCGATGTGGCGCTCCTGTGCGGATTCTCCGCCTCAACGCGCGAACTTCCAGGTGACATGCGAGTCCGTGGTCCTGATCACAGCCACCGGGACCCTCGGGCGAGAGGTATCGCTTGGCCCTACGCCGGGGAGGCACCGAAGGCCGGGCGGGGGTCGAGTTGCGCTGCGGGTCGGCGGACGAGATCGTGCTCAACTCGGCGCTCACCTTCCCATGTACCAGGCCGAGTGGGCGGACAACGCGGTCTCGTTCACGGTGAACTTCCGGAGGGAAGTACGAGGCGATGAAGTTCATCGAGTCGTGACTGCCGGACCTGAAGGGCACGCCCCTGATGCCTGACAGACCCGCCCGCAGAGCCCATAGGAGCGGATCACCGAGGAAGAGTTCAACTCCTCCTCGGTGACCTCGATCGAGGACTCCACGGACGTGAACTGTGCGAGCGGCGCCTGTCCGATCCGGTAGTCACGTCGTGGGCGCCCCCGGCTGATTCGGGCCGGGGGGCGTCGGCGGACTGTCGGTATAGGTGAACAGGCTGGTGCCCAGCAGCCCCAGGCCGCAGGACAAGCCGAACGCCCCTCCGCCAGCAGAGACGCTGGCGAGTGTCGATGCGCCAAGCGCGGCGGTCACGTCCTTGCAGGCATCGGCGAGAAGCAGGGACGTGATCACGCAGCAGGCAACTGCGATCAGTTTCTTCTGATTACCGGTCACTTATTCTTCCTCGACTAATGGAGGAGGGGACCGGCCAAGACAGACTCGACCGACCCCCCTTTGAACGGGCGGGCTTGAGAGGCCCCCCGTCCACAAGGAGGGGGCCTGGTCGAGTTCTGTCGTGCAGCCTTTACGACATAGCTCACGTCGCTTCGTTTTCCGGGGCGACGGCCCGGTACAGAAGACATCTGGCGGGTCTCGATGGAGGACTGCTCATCGAGTCTCTACCCCCTTCGAAAAGGGGGGTGGACGCGTTTTACCGCGTCCCGTTCAGATTAACACGCTGCGACAGGTCGAACACGCAGACGATCAACGCCCCGAACCTCCAGTTGACTTGATCAGGGGGTTCGCTGTGCAGATGGGGTAGCCGCTCCGAACGCGCCCGACCAGCCCAGGATTTGATAGGGAGCGGAGTTGGCGGCCCTACCCGTGCTGACCGGAGGCACCCGCACGGACAGGGCCGGTCTCAGGGGGTCACAAGGCGCGCGTACGACGTACCACTCAGAAGGCATGCCACCTCGATGCGGCAACGCGTCTCTGGGCATGTCCTGTCTCAAGGAAGCTAGTCGTCCACGCGACGCTGACCTGCGTGGACTAGGTTGGATGAGACGGGTGGACTTGGTTAGTTGAGACGAAAGGTCGGTGCCTGGACCGATGGGGCCCGCTGACCTTCAAAGCGTGGTGTCGTAGGGACCAGTGTGATCGGGATTGGTGACGGCCGCTTTGGCGGCTCGCTCGATCTCTGCGCACTGGGCTTCCCAAAAGGCCGCGTCGCGTTGTGGAGCCGCGTACTGGGCTGTTGTGCCTGTCGACTTGTCGAGTTGTTCGCGCAGGATGTCGGCGTGTCCGGCGTGCCGGCTGGTCTCGGTGAGTATGTGGACCAGGATGTTGAACAGTTTCACGTTGGGGCGTGGCCACCAGGGCACGTAGCCGGGAGAATCGATGGCGAGGGCGGTGATCGTCGCGTCTGAGTGCTCCCAGACGCGACGGTAACGGTCGACGATCTCCTCGCGCGTCTCGTGCTCGGTCGCCCACATGTCCGCACCTCGTTCCCCGGCATCGTCCCACCGGGGCAGAGGTTCGGGGAACGGCCGGTCGAAGACCTCGCCGAAGTACCTGGACTCCCAAATCGACAGGTGCTTGACCAGGCCGAGAAGGTTCGTGCCCGTCGAGGTCACGGGGCGGCGGATGTCGTACTCGCCGAGCCCGTCGAGCTTCCAGAGCATCGCCTCGCGAATCACTCGCAGATCGTTGTGTAGGTAGTCTTTCGCGAAATCATCGATCACGGGGCATGAGCCTGTCATGCGTCGTCTGCGGCCTCAACCTGCTGCCAGCACTGGTGCGTTATGGATACTGCGTGCCCGAGGCGTACCGCGTTGAGCAAGGAATGTCCCCCTTCAGACGCCACGATTCCAACCTCAGCAGTAGAGCAAGTAGGGGGCGATCAGGCTCCGTCGTGTCTCGGCGTCGGTGTCCCCGGGGTTGCGTGGCGGAGGGATGGTATCGCGAGGGAAGAAGGCGTGCAGAACGGCTGCGAGCCGATCCCCACCACGCTCGGGTCGAAATCCATCAGCAGCAGCCGGTCCCGCTCCAGCCACGACTCGAAGCCGACGTGCCGCCCGGTCGTCGCTGCCCAGTACCAGCCCGGGAAGTGACGCTGACCGCGCGACCAGCGAAACGTGCACCGGAGCGACCTCCTCGAATCGGCCCGTCACACAGTCCCGCAGCGGACGCCGACAGCGTCCGTGCACCGCGTCTACGGACGACAACTCGCTACATGGCTCTGCACGATCCACCCCAGCCGGTACAGCCACCCAGCACCCCCAGCGCCCTCAGTCGCGCGCCTAGGTTCGCTGAGACAGAAGTCCGGGCTGGCACTGTTACCGTCTTCCGCGCCAGTGATCAGGAATGAGCGGAGCCACACATGTTCCCCGAGACGGTGCTCCATACCGATGGACTGACCCTTCGCCCATTCAGCAGCAG contains:
- a CDS encoding DinB family protein, producing MIDDFAKDYLHNDLRVIREAMLWKLDGLGEYDIRRPVTSTGTNLLGLVKHLSIWESRYFGEVFDRPFPEPLPRWDDAGERGADMWATEHETREEIVDRYRRVWEHSDATITALAIDSPGYVPWWPRPNVKLFNILVHILTETSRHAGHADILREQLDKSTGTTAQYAAPQRDAAFWEAQCAEIERAAKAAVTNPDHTGPYDTTL
- a CDS encoding Helicase associated domain protein, yielding MGLAHYHRGSVSVCEDALCRIPSKSLPPPSGTVTPLDSWSTDMSNPEKITLRPHQIEAVDAVVCGLDIPPGKRIPCDGLRATVVAACGTGKTFIAAHAALRLARNGRVLVLLPTLDLLTQTVREWRSAGHTGPAVAVCSLDDDPYMWDLDVRSTTSAPQLALWHGSGPVTVYATYASLPVLAEAHEGAYGLPMDVFDLVVVDEAHRTSGSAGKAWAAVHDQEVIPAMRRLYMTATPRIWKERPPRRLERAVSATGGPFEGWDRLPRELACSMDDPKIYGPVVYELSLASAVSRGLLARYQIVVAELRDPLVTPARLAGEEGREEQVRGERMGALQAALLETMRAHQLQTTITFHHRTIEASAFAKGLPRVAQRLHASDPERYPEKVWANWLGGEHEMDHRRSVLADFGRRAGRAVLSNCRVLNEGVDIRAVDSVALLDSKGSAVDIVQAIGRALRQKPGQGKIATLIVPVFLAPGEQPEDMFTSASYRPLVKVLEGLRAHDERAIEMLAIPQEGQKRVVDPSENIGPEPEEGAEESRLLLRFAAPRDPVMVAKWVKFHVLDTERQDWARGYDAARRYQEREDSLDVPYGHQEGAYPLGRWLSDQRRAYRAGTMPSTRADELEELGMVWDTADAGFEENLAAARAYYAEAGTLAAPRHATALDKPVGQWLTNLRRPGGLGKDPGRAQRRGEQLAAIDPDWNPGLLGWTVDWQRHHVGLAALLEAGGKLEDIQPGVTYRGDDIGRWTTRQKRDWTQLNPEQQRRLDALGVKPAVRAKKAPRQPGAKTRAETGKSTDAFTRGVAALQQYIAREGKTVVGRAHVEEMPDGTNVRLGVFLSNQKSRRDRLNEQQLTALANLGLDWVA